A region from the Achromobacter seleniivolatilans genome encodes:
- a CDS encoding acyl-CoA synthetase — protein MLSRADSYQQLVSQFQWQVPAAYNIGVDACDKWADGSGRLALIYEKSDGAQSRYTFDDIKAQSNRLAHSLERHGVRRGDRVAVYLPQAPETAMTHIAVYKMGAVAVPLFTLFGVDAIQFRLANSGAAALVTDTEGCRKLREIRDSLPDLKVIYCIDGDGEPGTVPFHPALAAESDVYTPVETAADDPAVIIYTSGTTGKPKGALHAHRVLLGHLPGVEMSHEFFPENAALMWTPADWAWIGGLLDVLLPAWHHGVPVLARRFEKFDGASALELMARHGVTHTFLPPTALKMMRGSVYPDAAGPLALRSVASGGESLGAELIDWGRRVLGVTINEFYGQTECNMLVSSCSSLFDPRIGSIGRAAPGHRMAIVDDQGVQVADGQEGNIGVLRPDPVMFLGYWNNPDATAEKFVGDYLLTGDLGVRDADGFIRFVGRNDDVITSAGYRIGPAPIEDCLIGHPAVRMAAVVGVPDEQRTEIVMAYVVLNEGFDGDEALVKALQAHVRTRLAAHEYPRAIRFVSSLPTTATGKIIRRELRDGSYT, from the coding sequence ATGCTGTCCCGTGCCGATTCCTATCAGCAGCTTGTGTCCCAATTCCAATGGCAGGTGCCTGCGGCGTACAACATCGGCGTCGACGCCTGCGATAAGTGGGCCGACGGCAGCGGCCGCCTGGCTCTGATCTACGAAAAGAGCGACGGCGCGCAATCGCGCTACACCTTCGATGACATCAAGGCGCAGTCCAACCGTCTGGCGCACAGCCTGGAACGCCATGGCGTGCGGCGCGGCGACCGCGTGGCGGTGTATCTGCCGCAGGCGCCTGAAACGGCAATGACGCACATTGCTGTCTACAAGATGGGCGCAGTGGCGGTGCCGCTCTTCACGTTGTTTGGGGTGGATGCCATCCAGTTCCGTCTGGCCAACAGTGGCGCGGCGGCGTTGGTGACGGATACCGAGGGCTGCCGGAAATTGCGCGAGATCCGGGACAGCCTGCCGGACCTGAAGGTTATCTACTGCATTGATGGCGACGGAGAACCCGGCACCGTACCGTTTCACCCGGCGCTCGCGGCCGAGTCCGACGTCTACACCCCGGTTGAAACCGCGGCGGATGATCCCGCAGTCATCATCTATACATCGGGCACCACGGGCAAACCCAAGGGGGCGCTGCACGCGCATCGGGTGTTGCTCGGCCATTTGCCCGGCGTGGAGATGTCACACGAGTTTTTCCCCGAAAACGCCGCTTTGATGTGGACGCCCGCAGACTGGGCCTGGATCGGCGGCCTGCTGGATGTGCTGCTGCCGGCCTGGCACCACGGCGTGCCCGTGCTGGCGCGCCGTTTCGAAAAGTTCGACGGCGCGTCCGCGCTGGAACTGATGGCGCGCCATGGCGTGACACACACTTTTCTTCCGCCGACCGCGTTGAAAATGATGCGCGGTTCTGTCTACCCGGACGCGGCAGGCCCGCTGGCGCTGCGCTCGGTGGCCAGTGGCGGGGAGTCGCTGGGGGCCGAACTCATCGATTGGGGCCGCCGCGTCTTGGGCGTGACCATTAACGAGTTCTATGGCCAGACCGAATGCAATATGCTGGTGTCGTCGTGCTCGTCCTTGTTCGATCCCCGTATCGGGTCCATTGGCCGGGCAGCGCCTGGACACCGGATGGCGATTGTGGACGACCAAGGCGTGCAAGTCGCGGATGGCCAAGAAGGCAATATCGGTGTATTGCGGCCGGACCCCGTCATGTTCCTGGGCTATTGGAACAACCCTGACGCCACCGCCGAGAAATTCGTAGGCGACTATCTGCTGACAGGGGATTTGGGCGTGCGCGACGCAGACGGATTTATCCGCTTTGTGGGCCGTAATGACGATGTCATTACCAGCGCCGGTTATCGCATTGGCCCGGCGCCTATCGAAGACTGCCTGATCGGCCACCCGGCCGTGCGGATGGCCGCCGTGGTGGGCGTGCCGGACGAACAGCGCACCGAAATCGTCATGGCTTATGTGGTGCTGAATGAAGGGTTTGACGGCGACGAGGCCCTGGTAAAGGCCTTGCAGGCCCATGTCCGCACCCGTCTGGCGGCCCATGAATACCCTCGGGCCATTCGTTTTGTAAGCAGTTTGCCCACCACGGCAACCGGAAAAATCATCCGCAGGGAATTGCGCGATGGCAGCTACACGTAA
- a CDS encoding TetR/AcrR family transcriptional regulator, translating into MEKVSAVPMRRPPASAKSEQRIRDILHMARQVFSEAGFQAATTTEIAQRLGVSEATVFTYFGGKRELCVRVIGDWYDEIIAKVEDNLPHVHGARAQLHYLVHTHLRHLLAEGPGLCAFILSEGRARNDDFGEVYAGLQRRYTAPLMRILAQGQADGDIRQDMPLRLLRSAVYGPMEHVLWDAILRGARVDVAATADQLVGFLWQALQPPRQDALALAQFRGEVRDALHRLQSSENKDGAEY; encoded by the coding sequence ATGGAAAAAGTCTCTGCCGTCCCGATGCGCCGTCCGCCGGCCAGTGCCAAATCCGAACAACGCATCCGGGACATTCTGCACATGGCCCGCCAGGTGTTTTCCGAAGCGGGGTTCCAGGCTGCCACCACAACAGAAATCGCGCAGCGTCTGGGCGTGTCGGAAGCCACGGTATTCACGTACTTCGGCGGCAAGCGTGAGCTTTGCGTGCGGGTGATAGGCGACTGGTACGACGAGATCATCGCCAAGGTCGAAGACAACCTGCCCCATGTGCATGGCGCGCGCGCCCAGCTGCACTACCTGGTGCATACCCATTTGCGGCACCTGCTGGCCGAAGGGCCGGGTCTGTGCGCCTTCATCCTGTCCGAAGGGCGCGCACGCAATGATGATTTCGGCGAGGTCTACGCAGGTCTGCAACGGCGCTACACCGCGCCGCTGATGCGCATCCTGGCGCAGGGCCAGGCGGATGGGGACATCCGGCAAGACATGCCGTTGCGCTTGCTCAGATCGGCCGTCTACGGGCCCATGGAACATGTGTTGTGGGATGCGATTCTGCGCGGCGCCCGCGTGGACGTTGCCGCAACCGCCGATCAGTTGGTGGGATTCCTGTGGCAAGCCTTGCAGCCGCCGCGCCAGGACGCGCTGGCGCTGGCGCAGTTTCGCGGCGAAGTGCGGGACGCCCTGCATCGGCTTCAGTCTTCCGAAAACAAGGACGGCGCCGAGTACTGA
- a CDS encoding SDR family oxidoreductase, translated as MTPQTEGGATDARYASVFRPGLYDGKTVLVTGGGSGLGRCTAHELAALGARLALVGRKLEKLEAAEQEIARIYPEAAGRISLHICDIRDEAGVRGVVADALAAHGAIDGLFNCAGGQFPAPLDRISFNGWNAVVQNNLHGTFLMAREVYTQHMRQHGGAIVNMLADIWGGMPGMGHSGAARAGVWNLTETAACEWAHAGVRVNAVAPGWIASSGMDSYDDNYRAVLRKLKTKVPLQRFGTEAELAAAVVFLLSPAAAFINGSVIRVDGGVPNARHSWNLQPAERGEVYNGFPQYSAPSLFSED; from the coding sequence ATGACCCCACAGACAGAGGGCGGCGCGACAGATGCGCGTTATGCGTCGGTATTCCGGCCGGGCCTGTACGACGGCAAGACCGTTCTGGTGACCGGAGGCGGCAGTGGCCTGGGCCGCTGCACTGCGCACGAGCTTGCGGCATTGGGGGCTCGTCTGGCGCTGGTGGGCCGCAAGCTGGAAAAGCTGGAAGCGGCCGAACAGGAAATCGCCCGCATTTATCCAGAGGCAGCGGGGCGCATCAGCCTGCATATCTGCGATATTCGCGACGAGGCTGGCGTACGCGGCGTTGTGGCAGATGCACTTGCCGCGCATGGCGCTATCGATGGGCTGTTCAATTGCGCAGGCGGGCAGTTTCCCGCGCCGCTGGACCGCATCAGCTTCAATGGCTGGAACGCCGTAGTGCAGAACAATCTGCACGGCACGTTTCTGATGGCGCGAGAGGTCTACACGCAGCACATGCGCCAGCATGGCGGCGCTATCGTGAATATGCTGGCCGACATCTGGGGCGGGATGCCGGGGATGGGTCACTCAGGCGCGGCGCGCGCTGGCGTCTGGAACCTGACCGAAACCGCGGCTTGTGAATGGGCGCATGCCGGTGTGCGGGTCAATGCGGTTGCGCCGGGTTGGATTGCGTCCAGCGGCATGGACAGCTACGACGACAACTACCGCGCAGTGTTGCGAAAATTGAAGACCAAGGTGCCGCTTCAGCGTTTTGGCACCGAGGCCGAGTTGGCTGCTGCCGTGGTGTTCCTGTTGTCTCCCGCAGCGGCCTTCATTAACGGCAGCGTTATTCGCGTGGATGGCGGCGTGCCCAATGCGCGGCATTCCTGGAACTTGCAGCCCGCAGAGCGGGGCGAGGTCTACAACGGTTTTCCTCAGTACTCGGCGCCGTCCTTGTTTTCGGAAGACTGA
- a CDS encoding enoyl-CoA hydratase/isomerase family protein, with translation MTMNAPLDVAHDGPITRLTLNRPDMRNAFDETLIAALTAAVRQAGADPQVRVLLLTGAGKAFCAGGDLNWMRKMATHTDAENRADATRLADMLYTIWSCPKPVVACVNGDAYAGGMGLLSACDIAIAADTAHFCLSETRLGLLPATISPYVIRAMGERAANRYFLTAERFDAATALRLGLLHGVTSAEQLHDEVEAICRTLCANGPSAVQASKRLVRDFAGREIDAALIADTVERIAACRSTDEACEGVAAFLEKREPAWRQAS, from the coding sequence ATGACGATGAACGCCCCGCTGGATGTGGCCCATGACGGCCCCATAACCCGCCTGACGCTGAACCGCCCAGACATGCGCAATGCGTTTGACGAAACCCTGATTGCCGCGCTGACCGCCGCCGTCCGGCAGGCGGGCGCCGATCCGCAAGTGCGGGTCCTGTTGCTGACCGGCGCAGGCAAGGCGTTTTGCGCAGGCGGTGATCTGAACTGGATGCGCAAGATGGCCACGCATACAGATGCGGAGAACCGGGCGGACGCGACCCGCTTGGCAGACATGCTGTATACCATCTGGTCCTGCCCCAAGCCCGTGGTCGCCTGCGTCAACGGCGACGCCTACGCGGGCGGGATGGGACTGCTGTCGGCATGCGACATTGCGATTGCCGCGGATACGGCGCACTTCTGCTTATCCGAAACTCGGCTGGGCCTGCTGCCTGCCACGATCAGCCCCTACGTGATTCGGGCCATGGGTGAACGCGCGGCCAACCGGTACTTTCTGACAGCCGAACGCTTCGATGCCGCGACGGCGCTGCGTTTGGGATTGCTGCATGGCGTTACTTCCGCCGAGCAACTGCACGATGAGGTTGAGGCCATCTGCCGCACGCTGTGCGCCAACGGGCCCAGTGCGGTGCAAGCCAGCAAACGCCTGGTGCGGGACTTCGCGGGGCGGGAGATCGACGCGGCACTGATCGCCGACACGGTAGAACGCATCGCGGCCTGCCGAAGCACTGACGAGGCCTGCGAAGGCGTAGCCGCTTTTCTGGAAAAGCGCGAGCCCGCTTGGCGGCAAGCGTCATGA
- a CDS encoding Zn-dependent hydrolase translates to MPHATPPATFPPLNAERLWARVETLSKFTLPDVPWTRRAFSPLFDEARAWLRSEFEAAGLATRLDAGGNLVGTLAGRDPARKPIATGSHCDTVMAGGRFDGIIGVLAGIEVAHTLREHGIELDHPFEVIDFLSEEPSDYGISCVGSRALCGQLTGDMLAARNPDGETLAQGIARIGGDPSALGAPLRQAGETAAFVELHIEQGPVLESRGLPIGVVTNIVGIRRVLITVQGQPDHAGTTPMDIRRDALVGAARIIDAASRQASAASGNPHYVVATVGRLSMTPNAANAVPGRVELTLEMRSDSNAVLDAFPETLMAGVEGDLKALRLTAHFTQLSRAQPTDCSPLVMDAVKAAADQLGYASMRLPSGAGHDAVYMAPTGPIGMIFIPCLNGRSHCPEEWIDPAQLLDGTRVLYQSVLELDRVLRGA, encoded by the coding sequence ATGCCGCACGCAACGCCCCCCGCCACCTTTCCCCCTCTGAACGCCGAGCGCCTTTGGGCCCGCGTCGAAACCCTCTCCAAATTCACGCTGCCAGACGTCCCCTGGACGCGCCGCGCGTTCTCGCCTTTGTTCGACGAAGCGCGCGCCTGGCTGCGCAGTGAATTTGAAGCGGCTGGCCTGGCCACCCGCCTGGACGCAGGCGGCAACCTGGTCGGCACGCTGGCTGGCCGCGACCCGGCGCGCAAGCCGATCGCTACCGGTTCGCACTGCGACACGGTTATGGCTGGCGGCCGCTTTGACGGCATCATCGGGGTTCTGGCCGGCATTGAAGTCGCGCACACCCTGCGCGAGCACGGCATCGAACTGGACCATCCCTTTGAAGTCATCGACTTCCTGTCCGAAGAGCCCAGCGATTACGGCATCTCGTGCGTGGGCAGCCGCGCGCTGTGCGGCCAACTGACCGGCGACATGCTGGCCGCCCGCAATCCAGACGGCGAAACCCTGGCGCAAGGCATCGCCCGTATTGGCGGAGACCCGTCAGCCTTGGGCGCTCCGCTGCGCCAGGCCGGCGAAACCGCCGCGTTTGTCGAACTGCATATTGAACAAGGCCCCGTGCTGGAAAGCCGCGGCCTGCCCATCGGCGTTGTCACCAATATTGTCGGCATTCGCCGCGTTCTGATCACGGTGCAAGGCCAGCCCGACCACGCGGGCACCACGCCGATGGATATACGTCGCGATGCACTAGTCGGCGCAGCCCGTATCATCGACGCCGCCAGCCGCCAGGCCAGCGCCGCCAGCGGCAACCCGCACTATGTTGTTGCCACCGTGGGCCGCTTGTCCATGACGCCCAACGCCGCCAATGCCGTGCCCGGCCGCGTCGAGCTGACGCTGGAAATGCGCAGCGACAGCAACGCCGTGCTGGACGCCTTTCCAGAAACCTTGATGGCTGGGGTTGAAGGCGACCTTAAAGCGCTAAGGCTGACCGCCCATTTCACGCAACTCAGCCGCGCCCAGCCCACCGACTGTTCGCCGCTGGTCATGGACGCCGTCAAGGCTGCCGCCGACCAGTTGGGATATGCGTCGATGCGTTTGCCCAGCGGGGCGGGCCACGATGCCGTCTATATGGCTCCCACCGGCCCTATCGGGATGATCTTCATTCCGTGCCTGAACGGCCGCAGTCACTGCCCGGAAGAATGGATCGATCCCGCGCAATTGCTGGACGGCACCCGCGTGCTGTATCAATCGGTGCTGGAGCTGGACCGCGTGCTGCGCGGCGCCTGA
- a CDS encoding thioredoxin family protein, which produces MEQIELNDSTADRFLLDAPGLSLVVFHSRTCATCRIAREQLPDLELPVERVCWVDAGENRGLVERYEVFHLPAMFVTRDGAFFGAVQSTLAEWDLRQQIGLALDSYPAELP; this is translated from the coding sequence ATGGAACAGATAGAACTCAATGACAGCACTGCCGACCGCTTCCTTTTGGACGCGCCCGGCCTGTCGCTGGTAGTTTTTCATAGCCGTACCTGCGCTACCTGCCGCATTGCTCGCGAGCAGCTGCCTGATCTGGAACTGCCCGTGGAACGCGTGTGCTGGGTAGACGCCGGCGAGAACCGCGGGCTGGTCGAGCGCTATGAAGTCTTTCACCTGCCCGCCATGTTCGTCACGCGCGATGGCGCCTTCTTCGGCGCGGTGCAATCCACGCTGGCCGAATGGGACCTCCGCCAGCAGATCGGCCTGGCGCTGGACAGCTACCCCGCCGAATTGCCGTGA
- a CDS encoding DMT family transporter translates to MIAPPRRLPLDALATSVMLALCVCWGFQQIAIKLVASDIAPIMQIGLRSAFAAVVLAVVVARSEGLRAFSDGTAVPGLIVGLLFAGEFLFVAQGLVYTTASHMSVFLYTAPIFAALGLHWLLPEERMKPLQWLGVAVAFCGIVIAFLGKPDQAGDHAGAPNMLLGDAMGLAAGLLWGATTVAIRKTSLSEAAPAKTLLYQMAVASIGLLVFAVATGHHGIRYTPAAIASVAFQSVVVALSSYLAWFWLLRRYLASRLSILSFMTPLFGVTFGVLILDEPLDSGFVIGAVLVLAGITLVSGAEMVREWLRKRRG, encoded by the coding sequence ATGATCGCGCCGCCACGGCGCCTGCCATTGGACGCCCTGGCTACCAGCGTCATGCTGGCCCTGTGCGTGTGCTGGGGTTTTCAGCAGATTGCGATCAAGCTGGTCGCCAGCGACATCGCGCCCATCATGCAGATCGGCTTGCGCTCGGCGTTCGCGGCGGTGGTGCTGGCGGTGGTGGTGGCCCGAAGCGAAGGGCTGCGAGCATTCAGCGACGGCACTGCCGTGCCCGGCCTGATCGTCGGATTGCTGTTCGCAGGTGAATTCTTGTTTGTGGCCCAAGGGCTGGTGTACACCACGGCCTCGCATATGTCGGTGTTTCTCTACACCGCGCCCATCTTTGCCGCGCTGGGCTTGCATTGGCTACTGCCCGAAGAACGCATGAAGCCGCTACAGTGGCTTGGCGTGGCCGTCGCGTTTTGCGGCATCGTCATTGCGTTTCTGGGTAAACCGGATCAAGCCGGTGATCATGCGGGCGCGCCGAACATGCTGCTGGGCGACGCGATGGGGCTGGCAGCCGGCCTGCTGTGGGGCGCAACAACCGTCGCCATCCGCAAGACCTCACTGTCCGAAGCCGCGCCAGCCAAGACCTTGCTCTATCAAATGGCCGTGGCGTCGATTGGCTTACTGGTGTTTGCCGTTGCCACGGGCCATCACGGCATCCGCTACACCCCGGCCGCGATTGCCAGCGTGGCGTTCCAGTCCGTGGTGGTTGCGCTGTCCAGTTATCTGGCGTGGTTCTGGCTGCTGCGCCGCTACCTGGCGTCGCGACTGTCGATTCTGTCGTTCATGACGCCCTTGTTCGGCGTCACGTTTGGCGTGCTGATTTTGGACGAACCGCTGGACAGCGGTTTCGTCATTGGCGCGGTGCTGGTGCTGGCCGGAATTACCCTGGTCAGCGGCGCGGAAATGGTCAGGGAATGGCTGCGTAAACGGCGCGGGTAG
- a CDS encoding DMT family transporter: protein MRLIPVALALFWGLNWPAVKIILSIFPPFTLRVLGLGSGALLLLLLARVKRVPLLPPRSAWPGIVVGGILAVAVFNLAVAWAQLSTSTSRAAVLTFTMPMMSAVLARLLLGERLDGRRSLALLLGGCGVAVLAWPVLHAVFADHDLAATKGLIFPLVAAFGWAAGTVYLKRWPVEGNRIVVTAWQLVVGASCALAGVLISGESFPTQGWNARVVGALTFHIVLGTAVAYWLWFVLSERVSATVAALTTLMVPVVGVLGAMALVGDRPGVADWWGFSLVLAGAGLIVLNLGAGRGR, encoded by the coding sequence GTGCGCCTGATCCCGGTTGCGCTGGCGCTGTTCTGGGGGCTGAACTGGCCGGCGGTGAAGATCATCTTGTCGATCTTCCCGCCGTTCACGCTACGTGTGCTGGGGCTGGGTAGCGGCGCGCTGTTGTTGCTGCTGCTGGCGCGCGTCAAGCGCGTGCCGCTGTTGCCGCCGCGCAGCGCCTGGCCAGGCATTGTGGTGGGCGGCATTCTTGCCGTCGCCGTGTTCAATCTGGCGGTGGCCTGGGCGCAACTCAGCACCAGCACCTCGCGCGCGGCAGTACTGACCTTCACGATGCCGATGATGTCAGCGGTGCTGGCGCGGCTGCTCCTGGGCGAACGGCTGGATGGGCGGCGCAGTCTTGCCCTGCTGTTGGGGGGATGCGGCGTGGCGGTGCTGGCGTGGCCGGTATTGCATGCGGTCTTTGCCGACCATGATCTGGCGGCAACGAAAGGGCTGATCTTTCCTCTGGTCGCGGCCTTCGGTTGGGCCGCTGGCACGGTCTATCTGAAGCGTTGGCCGGTCGAGGGCAATCGCATTGTGGTGACGGCTTGGCAACTCGTTGTTGGCGCATCCTGCGCGCTGGCCGGCGTACTGATTTCCGGCGAGTCGTTTCCGACCCAGGGCTGGAATGCCCGGGTGGTCGGTGCACTGACGTTTCACATTGTGCTTGGCACGGCAGTGGCGTACTGGCTGTGGTTCGTGCTGAGCGAACGCGTCAGCGCAACCGTGGCGGCGTTGACGACGTTGATGGTGCCTGTGGTGGGTGTGCTGGGGGCGATGGCTTTGGTAGGCGACCGCCCTGGCGTGGCGGATTGGTGGGGGTTTTCGCTGGTGCTGGCAGGCGCGGGATTGATCGTGCTGAATCTAGGGGCAGGGCGCGGCCGGTGA
- a CDS encoding GNAT family N-acetyltransferase, which translates to MQPRTNAFEQPIGPELSGWTARPRPPLTPAVGRYCRLEPLSAERHAADLYQAFSQAPDDSDWTYMGVGPFANEAAYRQFAENAQAGNDPLHHAIIDLQTGRAIGTLALMRIDPANGVIEVGFVSFSRQLKRTRIATEAQFLLMRRAFDELGYRRYEWKCDSLNAPSRAAAARLGFQYEGIFRQATVYKGRSRDTAWFSIIDSEWPALRAAYERWLSPDNFDADGNQRAGLAQLAAQEKAACA; encoded by the coding sequence ATGCAACCCCGCACCAACGCTTTTGAACAACCCATTGGCCCTGAACTGTCCGGCTGGACCGCTCGTCCGCGTCCGCCGTTGACGCCTGCCGTCGGCCGTTATTGCCGGTTGGAACCGCTGTCGGCTGAACGGCACGCGGCTGATCTGTACCAGGCGTTCAGCCAGGCGCCGGACGACAGCGATTGGACGTATATGGGTGTTGGGCCGTTCGCGAACGAGGCGGCGTACCGGCAGTTTGCCGAAAACGCCCAGGCGGGTAATGACCCGTTGCATCACGCCATCATCGACTTGCAGACGGGGCGCGCCATCGGCACGCTGGCGCTGATGCGCATCGATCCCGCCAATGGCGTGATCGAAGTCGGCTTCGTGTCGTTTTCGCGTCAGCTCAAGCGCACTCGTATCGCCACCGAAGCGCAGTTCCTGCTGATGCGCCGTGCGTTCGATGAACTGGGTTACCGCCGTTATGAATGGAAGTGCGACAGCCTGAACGCGCCGTCACGCGCCGCCGCAGCCCGGCTGGGGTTTCAGTACGAAGGCATTTTTCGTCAGGCCACGGTCTATAAGGGCCGCAGCCGCGATACGGCTTGGTTTTCCATCATCGACAGCGAATGGCCTGCGTTGCGCGCGGCGTATGAGCGCTGGTTGAGCCCGGACAATTTCGACGCCGACGGCAATCAACGTGCGGGACTGGCGCAACTGGCGGCCCAGGAAAAGGCCGCGTGCGCCTGA
- the pdxR gene encoding MocR-like pyridoxine biosynthesis transcription factor PdxR: MIDATPAAPGLPTDNAALLTSPLARGPGALPRQRQLIQRLKQAILAGQLPAGGKLPSSRALSEDLDISRNTVLIAYEQLTAEGYVIADRQGTRVAPLSASASHAAKRAESAPAPPSFTAKRLSRILSTRYPHDGSLPMTPGTPALTQFPINAWRRAQDRALQAAPATTLGYGHPVGEPALREAIAQYLRVSRGVRCDASRIVITEGAQGALALCVQLLTNPGDTAWLEDPGYRGAKAAFHAGDLNVVAMRVDADGIVIPEEAWQKYPPRLIQTTPSHQYPTGAVLSVTRRLDLIERARRAGAWIIEDDYDSEFRHQGEPIAAMQGLLPDAPVLYVGTFSKTMFPALRLGFLVLPEAISSQAMPSVIELLRGGHRLEQLTMAAFIENGQFSRHLGRMRRLYRERQSALRDALATYLEIDHEVLGGHSGLHLTVRLPPEFSDTAIVERARQLGMNPSPLSTFATTPLAEDNGLVIGYGNTAGERFPALISRIRDVARQLPKIR; this comes from the coding sequence ATGATTGATGCCACCCCGGCCGCGCCCGGCCTTCCTACGGACAATGCCGCCCTGCTGACCAGCCCGCTCGCGCGCGGTCCGGGTGCGCTGCCCCGCCAGCGCCAACTGATCCAACGTTTAAAGCAAGCCATTCTAGCGGGGCAGTTGCCGGCCGGAGGCAAGCTGCCGTCATCCCGCGCCTTGTCCGAAGACCTGGACATCTCGCGCAACACGGTGCTCATCGCCTACGAACAATTGACGGCCGAGGGATATGTCATTGCCGACCGCCAAGGCACTCGCGTGGCCCCACTATCAGCCAGCGCCAGCCACGCGGCAAAACGCGCCGAGTCTGCGCCCGCGCCCCCCTCGTTCACAGCCAAGCGGCTGTCGCGCATTCTGTCCACGCGCTACCCGCACGATGGCTCGCTGCCGATGACCCCGGGCACGCCGGCGTTGACCCAGTTCCCCATCAACGCCTGGCGCCGGGCGCAAGACCGGGCGCTGCAAGCTGCCCCCGCCACCACGCTGGGTTATGGGCATCCGGTGGGTGAACCCGCGTTGCGCGAGGCCATCGCGCAGTACCTGCGCGTGTCCCGCGGGGTGCGCTGCGATGCGTCGCGCATCGTCATCACCGAAGGCGCTCAGGGCGCGCTGGCCCTGTGCGTGCAACTGCTGACCAATCCCGGCGACACGGCCTGGCTGGAAGACCCCGGCTACCGTGGCGCCAAGGCGGCGTTCCATGCCGGCGACCTGAACGTCGTGGCCATGCGGGTGGACGCCGACGGCATCGTCATCCCCGAAGAGGCCTGGCAAAAATACCCGCCCCGTCTGATCCAGACGACTCCGTCGCACCAATACCCCACCGGCGCCGTGCTATCGGTGACTCGCCGCCTGGATTTGATCGAACGCGCGCGCCGGGCCGGCGCCTGGATCATTGAAGACGACTACGACAGCGAATTCCGCCACCAGGGCGAACCCATCGCCGCGATGCAGGGGCTGCTGCCCGATGCGCCCGTGCTGTATGTCGGCACGTTCAGCAAAACGATGTTCCCTGCCCTGCGGCTGGGTTTTCTGGTGCTGCCCGAAGCGATATCGTCGCAAGCCATGCCGTCGGTGATTGAATTGCTGCGCGGCGGCCACCGGCTGGAACAGCTGACCATGGCCGCATTCATCGAAAACGGCCAGTTTTCGCGCCACCTGGGCCGCATGCGGCGCCTCTACCGCGAGCGTCAAAGCGCTTTGCGCGACGCGTTGGCCACCTATCTGGAAATAGACCACGAGGTGTTGGGCGGCCACAGCGGCCTGCATCTGACGGTGCGCCTGCCGCCCGAGTTCAGCGACACCGCAATCGTGGAACGGGCTCGCCAGCTAGGCATGAATCCAAGCCCCTTGTCGACGTTCGCAACGACGCCGCTGGCGGAAGACAATGGTTTGGTGATTGGGTATGGGAACACCGCAGGCGAGCGGTTTCCGGCCTTGATCAGCCGGATTCGTGACGTGGCCCGGCAGCTGCCGAAAATACGCTGA